ATCCTGTTATTATCAATGGAAAAACAGTTGCAGATGTGTTAAAAAGTATAAAAAAATTAACACTGGGTGATGGTTCTGCAGCTATTACCATTAATGATGAGGCATTTTCAGGGTTTGAATTTACAGAATTAACAGAACTAACGTTTAATTCAAATATTACTACAGGGCAAGCGGTTTTCGGCGTTAATAATAAAACAACTGTTGCAAAGGAAGGAGCGCAGTTTCCAAAGCTGAAAACTATCTTATTTAAAGCGCAATGTGCGATTGCAGGTTCGGAATTGTTTGGTGCCTTTTCAAGTAACGGAAACGCAACGGCTGCAAAATTAGAAGCGGTTGAAACTATTATGTTTGAACAAAATGTAACAATTAGTGGTAACAATGCTTTTGGTATTGAGAAAAGTAGCGGTAGTAGTGGAACAGTCAAGGCGCCGGAGTTTAAAAATTTAACTTTATTAATTTTGCAATCAAGTAGGAATAACCCTGTTATAATTTCTGGAAATCAGTTATTTGGCTCCAATGATATGACATTAATGCATGCGAAGTTTGATGTGTTGCAGCAAATTTCAGTATTAAGAGATGTTATAATTTCTGGTGATAATGCGTTTCGCTATGTGGATTTATCAGGTCTTACATTATTAGCATTAGATAAAAATATTTCCATTTCTGGAGCAAATACATTCAATCCAATTGCCACAACAGCAAAAGCAGACATATGCATTGAAAATCCAGGAATAACTTTTGTTAACACAACATTTGGCGCAACGTCTGGAACAACAGAGTTGACAAATTTAACAGGATTGCAGGCAACAAATCCGCAGGAAATTGTAGATGCAAATAATACGGTAAAATTCAATTTTTCTGGAGCTGGAAATTATGGAAGTTGTGCATCAGCCAATTTTCCAGGGGAAATTCAATATACGGATTTGGTTGCAAATAATCCTCAAGCTTTAGCAAATGCTTTTGTGACGCAAGTAGCCCAAGGAAATACAAATATTCGTTTTACACAAAGTGTGCCAGCAAAATTTCACAGCATGCCAGGAGTTGATGCTGCCTTAGCAATGGTGACGCATTTAGCATTTGGCGAGGGGATAGTAATTCATGACCAAGCCTTTGGATTTAGCGATATTGTAACACCAGCGCTTATTATCCCGAAATTTAATAATTTACAAAGCATTACTTTTGAAGCAGGGTGTATTGCAGCAGGGGATCAAATTTTTGGCGTGTTTGCAAAAGTTCCACCATCCTCGATGATGCCAAGAATTATAAACTTTCCCAGGTTAACATCCATTACGATAGAGAATAAAGTTCAAATTGCAGGCGATGATTTATTTGGAGCGAGCGCAAGTTCAGAAGGTGCTGAGAGTCGCATGCTTTTTCCAGTGCTTGAAACGATCTCTATAGGAAAAGATGTGGTGATTCGAGGGGATCGTGTATTTGGGTCTACAACCTATACAGGCGGTGTAAGCTATGGAGCGGATATGCCAAGACTTACAACATTTGCAGTTGATGAAACGGTTCAATTTAAAGGTGATTGTTTTTTGGGTGCAACAACCCAGTTTTTTGAAGATCCGCCTAAATCAAATAGCAAGGCAGGTGTAGCTTTTGGTGCACGCATAGGTGCTTTGCAGGAGTTCATTATAGCAAAAGATGTTAAGATTGATGGAGATTGTTTTTGTGGCGCTGCATCCCCTAAGGGCGGCTTAGCGTTCGGAGCTATTTTTGAGAATCTCACAACATTTACACTTGGTGAAAATGGTAGTGTGAAAGGGGATAATTTTTTTGGAGCATCTGAGCTTTCTCTTACAGAAGAGCCTCAAGCTATGGCGTCAGGTGCGTTTTGCCCGCGGTTAACCAATCTCAATCTTGGAAAAAAGGTGAATATTTCGGGAGAAGCTGGTTTTAGTGCAAAGCGAAGCGGTTATCCTATTAATAAAGCTTACACTCCAAGACTCGGAACCCCCTCAGAAGCCAATGGCTTTAATAATGATGTGTTAGATCGATTAGAAGCAGCTGGCGCTGATGTATCGAATTTAAGAAATCAAACAGAAACGCAAACAAATATTTCTTTAGGCGCGGAGACGCAGTTTGGTGAAGGGACGTTTGGGTTGGCTGGATCTTCACCTTCAGTTTCTCCAGCATTTATGAAATTAGATAACGCAAGCTCTAATGGAACATCTATCAATTTTTCTGACGGTTCTTCTATAGGGTCTAGTAATGGATACAATTCAAATAATGTGATTGAAAAATCAAAAAATCCTATAACGAAAGAATTTTCCGCAGATGCTATAACTCAGAATTTATCGTTACTGTTTTTATTTTATAGTGCGTTAGCGTTTGCAACTTGGTTGATGGTATCTGTTTCAGGGCCTAGCGCTCAGTCATAAAGACTTTTATATGCAGCACGGGGGTAACAGAGAGGATTAGGCATTGGTTGGTGCTCATTTGGCCTATCGTTTTCTTTTTCTGTTATCGCTTTCGTAAGGGGTGTTACAGCTAATAAAGCGTTTGGCGTTAGGCTCATAATTATTTTTTCCACTTCTTTTGCATGGTTTTTAGCAAAATACAGATGAAAACCCGCTTCTGCAAAGATTTGAATTTTGCAGGCTGCCGCTTGGGAAAAGCATTCGGTAAGTCTTGTTGCGTGTGAGTAACTTTTTTGACCCGGCTTTCCAGTTTTTGCAAAAAATATATGCAATGGGAGGTTTTTTCGAAGCTCTAATGTTTCTACCCATAAAAAGAAGGCTTGGTTTTCATGGTGAAATCGATATGTATGCTCCGCAAATTTTTCTGCGCTAGAGCAACATTCTAAATACATATGAGACGATGTAAATTCACTAGAATCTAATGTATATATGCAGGGTGGGGAGTGTGTATAAATATTGAAGAGGCAGAGCATAGCAATCTCTAATTAATAACTTTTTCTAAAAAGGCAACGCTTGATTAACAGAAACTTAACAACCTTTGATGCTATCAAATATTTTGTTATCTGACCAACAGTGTAACTTTTTTGTTGTTTTATCCGCATGATATTCAGCAGCAAAAATGACGACCCCCTTATATTTTTGGATCTAGTGTGCTATTTCTTGAGCTTGGAAAGTCTCTTTAAAAGCTTTCGTTTGGAGCAATGGGTTCTTTGATGAATCAAACAGATTCTCGCTGTGATTTTTAATTCTATAAAATTTATTATGCTCAGGATGAAATTTATTGCCTTTATAGAGCCCTTGGGTTTTATATCTGGTTGATAATATTTCTTATCAGTTTAGGCGCAATCATGAGTAGCAGTTACTCAAAAGCATCCTCAGACAACATTTGTTCTAAGTGTTTTAGAACGTCCGGTATGTGGTTTTTAGCAGCAAAAATGATAAGTCCACGAGCTTTCAACTGTTCAATTACGGTATGAAACTCTGGAGGGATGTTGTTAGGATTATGTGTTAAATTTAAAAAAACTTTTCTTCTAAGTGGCGTAACATTAAAAGAAATATTTGATTGAAGGGCTTTATTGTCTTTTAAAGCTTCTTCTGCGTTTTTTGTTTGCACAAGTAAACTTTGTGCGGCATGTCGTTCTCTATGCGCCCGTCTTCCCCATCCATTTGTTATGGTTGCATAGCATATTATGCGAACGTCTAGGGATCGAACATCAAAGATCATGGGGTCAAGCTCTATGTTGCGAGGTGATACAGAGTGATCAGAGTCTCCAGAATCTGAAAAAGTATCACTAGTGTGTAATTTTTTTACAGCAACAGGTTCAAACCGTGGGGTCGTAGTATAAAGATAAAGAGGTAAAAACATCGCAGTCTGTATGTTGATAGATTTTACAGAAAAGGTAAATTGTGGTTAATAATAAGTTAATAAACTAAGGTGCTATTCTCTAATCCATGCCTAGCTTGCATAAGGTGAGAAAGTACAGAGCAATATGTTCCAATAAAATATTTGCTTCTTGTGGCAATTTCGATTTCTGCAAAAAGTTGTAAATAGATATTGCGTTTTTCTGTGTATGGAGTGGAAAAGAAAGTATTATGATCAAAGCCTTGCTGTTCCGTTTGAGATAAAGTTTTGATATCTGGCAAATGCTCTTTTACCTCTTGAATAATTCTTTCATCATCTGTTGCAATAAAGACACATTCAGGATTAGGATCTAGCTTGCGCAGCGCTTCAATATATTCAGGAACTTCGCTTTTGCAAGGGCATTTACCGTGGTTTGTGCGATCACCTCTTCTGATGTGGATGCATGAATAGTTTTCAGGCAAATGTTTTGATTGTATAATATTTTCAATTTCTTGCTGAATATCATCACGGTAATGATAGATCTTATCTAGCATATATTTATAATCTTTTAGGAAGAATATGTTTTTACCATTTTTTTCGTTGTAGCCTTGAACATGCTCTTTGTAAATTACAAGCCTTGGATTTGTGTTAGGAACTTTTGGAAGTGTGTGATGAAATTTCTCTTTTCGTGCATGATCCCAAAAGGGTTTAAAAAAATCTGTCCAATGACCAAAGCCTAAAGGTTCAGACATTGAAAAATAATATTTTCTGACAAGACAATGTTCAAGACGTGTGAGAAGTGAATAAATTGTGGCACCAAATCCCTCGGTCCATTTAAATTCAAAAACACCCCTTGGGATAGGGCAAAAGATGCGAGGATCCATATATATGACAGAAAATAGTATGTTTGTACCATTATATCACAAAATACGTTTATTGTATATCCATCTGTGAATTGATATCCTAATGCTATGGAAATGGCAGTACGTTCCGTCGTCATCCTGAGCCGTTAGGCGAAGGATCTTTTCTGATTTTATGGGATCCTTCGGCTGCGCCTCAGGATGACGGGAATTTAGAGGTAAGCAGGGTAATTGTGAAGTTTACAAAAGACGAATTATTGAGATTAGAGCGCTTAGCGCGGATAAAAATTAAAGATGAAGAAAAGGCGCAGAAGCAGCTTGGTGATATTTTTTCTTGGATTGAGAAATTAAATGAAGCCTACAAAGATGCTGACGATGCATCGATAATAATAGACTCTGAGCATAAGCATTTAGAGCGAAAAGAGCAGGCACCTTTGCAAGACCAGCATGAATTAATTTTATCTAATGCGCCAAAGAGAGCGCATCGTTTTTTTGTTGTGCCGAAAGTGAAGGATTGATATGTCAATTGATTTAACGTTAAGCGAAGCGAAAAAAGCTTTGCGAAAAAAGGAAATTTCAGCTGTAGAGCTGACAAAAGCTTATCTTAAGCGTATTGAAGATACAAAACATTTAAATATGTATATTACTGTTACAGAAGAGCAGGCCCTTAAGATGGCACAAGAGTCTGATGTGCGTATTGGAAAAGGTGAGGCAAAGCCTTTAGACGGCATTCCTATAGGTATGAAAGATTTATTTTGTACAAAGGATACTTTGACAACTTCTGGGTCTAAAATGTTGTCAAACTTTAAACCACCCTATGAATCAACAGTGTCTCAAAAATTATGGGATGCAGGCGGTGTGATGCTTGGTAAAACAAATATGGATGAGTTTGCGATGGGGTCTTCTAACTTAACAAGTTATTATGGACCAGCAATTAGCCCTATTAAACGAACAAATGAACCAGAAAAGGATCTTGTGCCTGGAGGTTCATCTGGTGGTTCTTCGGCTGCAGTGGCTGCAAAAGCATGTCTTGTGGCAACAGGCTCAGATACGGGTGGATCTATCAGACAACCTGCATCATTTTGTGGAATTGTAGGAATAAAACCCACGTATGGTTTGTGTTCACGTTATGGCATGTTGCCTTTAGCATCATCTTTAGATCAAGCGGGTATTTTAGCGAGAAATGTTTTAGATGCGGCAATTGCGCTTGAAAATATGATAGGATATGATCCAAAAGATGCAACGTCCTTAGATGTTCCTGTTCAAAAATATTCAGATAAAATTAATCCTGACATGAAAGGCAAGAAAATCGTTGTATTTGAAGAGTTTTTTCATGGGCTAGATGAAGAAATTAAAGTTTTATATGAAGATTTGATCAAAAAATTTGAAGCAGCTGGCGCAACAGTGGAGACAAAATCTTATCCATCTTTGGATGTAGCGCTTCCAATTTATTATATTTTGCAACCCGCTGAAGCTTCAAGTAACTTAGCAAAGTATGATGGTGTGAAATATGGATATCGCACAAAATCAGAGTTTTCAAGCATTGAAGAAATGTATGAATTAACGCGTGCAGAAGGTTTTGGGGAAGAGGTTCAAAGACGTATCTTGATGGGAGCATATGTGTTGTCTGCGTCTCACTATGATGCCTATTATACGCGCGCAAGAGTGCTTCAAAGTCAAATGAGACAGTATTTTAAAGAGTTATTTAAGGTATATGACTATGTGTTATCACCATCAGCACCTTCAGACGCATTTGCGATTTCTGAAAAGCCAGATGATCCAAAGCAAATGTATTTGTATGATATCTATACAGTTCCGGCAAACCTAGCAGGTCTTCCAGGCATTTCTATACCATATGGAACATCTAAAAGAGGTGGTCCGTTGGGTATGCAGTTGATGGGGCCAAAGTGTGCGGAGCAATCTTTATTTGACGGCGCAAAATTTATTGAAGAGGTGGCGAAATGAGTTTGGTGAACGGAAAGTGGGAAATTGTTATTGGTTTAGAGGTTCATGCGCAAATTGCCTCAAAAACAAAATTATTTTCTTTTGGTGATGCATCATTTGGTGGAGAGCCAAACGCACATGTGGACCTTTTAGATGTTGGAATGCCGGGTGTTTTGCCTGTTTTAAATGAAAAATGCGTGGATCAGGCGATTAAATCAGGGTTGAGCATTAATGCAACGATACACAAAAAATCTGTATTTGATCGCAAAAATTACTTTTATCCAGATCTTCCATTAGGATATCAGATCTCACAGTTTTTTGAGCCTATTGTAACGGATGGGCACTTGATGATTGATGGAAAGAAAATTCGCATCAATCGTATTCATATAGAGCAAGATGCGGGAAAAAGTATTCATGATATTGATCCGCATAGTACGTATATTGATTTCAACAGAGCGGGCGTTGGATTAATGGAGATTGTGACAGAGCCTGATATGTCCTCAGCAGAAGAGGCGGTAGCATTTGTGAAAAAACTTCGCACACTCCTCAAATATATCGGAACATGTGATGGAAACATGGAAGAGGGGAGTATGCGCGCAGATGTGAATATTTCTTTACGCAAGCCTGGTGGTGAGCTTGGTACAAGGTGTGAGATTAAAAACCTAAACTCTATGACCTTTATTAAAAAAGCGATTGAATATGAAGTAACACGTCAAGCTGAAATCTTGGATGAGGGTGGGGTAATTGAGCAAGAAACACGATTGTTTAATACAAAAACACTTGAAACATCCCTAATGCGCTCAAAGGAAGATGCGGCAGATTATCGTTATTTCCCAGATCCGGATTTATTGCCATTAATTCTGACAGATGAAAGAATTGAGAGATTGAGAGCGGAGTTGCCAGAGTTGCCTGATACAAAAAAGCAGCGTTATATAAGTGATTTTGATATTAAAGAGGCTGATGCTATTTTATTGTCTGAAGATCGTGATGCAGCAGAATATTTCGAAGAAGGTTTGAAATCTGGTGTGCCAGCACAACTTTTAGCAAACTGGATTATTGTAGAGTTGTTCTCTATGTTAAATGAAGAAAATATGGAGGTTGCAGATTCTAAGGTTGCAGCAACTGACTTAGCAGCAATGGTGGGTTTGATTGCAGATGGTACAATTTCCGGCAAGATTGCTAAAGATGTGTTTAAATTGATGTGGGAAACAGGTGAAAAGCCTGCAGATATCATAGAGAAAAACAACTGGAAGCAGATTTCTGACTCTGCCGAGATAGAAGCAGTTGTATCAAAAATTATTGCAGCAAACGCGGATAAAGTTGAGCAATATAAATCCGGAAAAACAAAGTTGTTTGGGTTTTTTGTAGGCATGGTTTTGAAAGAATTTAGTGGAAAAGCGAATCCTGAGGTGGTGAATGAGGTGCTGGAGAAGCATTTGTAATTTCACTTGCTTTTATTATATTTTTGTTTTAGAGTCTATCAGGTAACCCTTTTGGAGAGGTTGAAATGTTAATTTTGTTTTTTGTGCAAGCAAATAAGACAGATTTAGAAGTGAATCAACCTAGAGCGCATACCCCTAGAACTTATAGAGCGTCCACACCCACAAGCAGTAGGATAATACGTAGAGCTTCTACGCCGGTGATGCCACAAGGCATGCGCAGTTCTGTTGACAGAAGATCTTCTGATAGTAGCTCAAGTTCTTCAGCTGCGAGCGAAGTGTTATTTGAATCAGCTAAGATGCAGCAAAGTGGTGCGAATAAACGGTGTGTTATTGAAGCACTTAAGGTGCCCGCTTATATACGA
The genomic region above belongs to Alphaproteobacteria bacterium and contains:
- the gatB gene encoding Asp-tRNA(Asn)/Glu-tRNA(Gln) amidotransferase subunit GatB produces the protein MSLVNGKWEIVIGLEVHAQIASKTKLFSFGDASFGGEPNAHVDLLDVGMPGVLPVLNEKCVDQAIKSGLSINATIHKKSVFDRKNYFYPDLPLGYQISQFFEPIVTDGHLMIDGKKIRINRIHIEQDAGKSIHDIDPHSTYIDFNRAGVGLMEIVTEPDMSSAEEAVAFVKKLRTLLKYIGTCDGNMEEGSMRADVNISLRKPGGELGTRCEIKNLNSMTFIKKAIEYEVTRQAEILDEGGVIEQETRLFNTKTLETSLMRSKEDAADYRYFPDPDLLPLILTDERIERLRAELPELPDTKKQRYISDFDIKEADAILLSEDRDAAEYFEEGLKSGVPAQLLANWIIVELFSMLNEENMEVADSKVAATDLAAMVGLIADGTISGKIAKDVFKLMWETGEKPADIIEKNNWKQISDSAEIEAVVSKIIAANADKVEQYKSGKTKLFGFFVGMVLKEFSGKANPEVVNEVLEKHL
- the gatA gene encoding Asp-tRNA(Asn)/Glu-tRNA(Gln) amidotransferase subunit GatA gives rise to the protein MSIDLTLSEAKKALRKKEISAVELTKAYLKRIEDTKHLNMYITVTEEQALKMAQESDVRIGKGEAKPLDGIPIGMKDLFCTKDTLTTSGSKMLSNFKPPYESTVSQKLWDAGGVMLGKTNMDEFAMGSSNLTSYYGPAISPIKRTNEPEKDLVPGGSSGGSSAAVAAKACLVATGSDTGGSIRQPASFCGIVGIKPTYGLCSRYGMLPLASSLDQAGILARNVLDAAIALENMIGYDPKDATSLDVPVQKYSDKINPDMKGKKIVVFEEFFHGLDEEIKVLYEDLIKKFEAAGATVETKSYPSLDVALPIYYILQPAEASSNLAKYDGVKYGYRTKSEFSSIEEMYELTRAEGFGEEVQRRILMGAYVLSASHYDAYYTRARVLQSQMRQYFKELFKVYDYVLSPSAPSDAFAISEKPDDPKQMYLYDIYTVPANLAGLPGISIPYGTSKRGGPLGMQLMGPKCAEQSLFDGAKFIEEVAK
- a CDS encoding aspartyl/glutamyl-tRNA amidotransferase subunit C, giving the protein MKFTKDELLRLERLARIKIKDEEKAQKQLGDIFSWIEKLNEAYKDADDASIIIDSEHKHLERKEQAPLQDQHELILSNAPKRAHRFFVVPKVKD